Sequence from the Flavobacterium sp. J372 genome:
ATCAAGATGGCAGAAATTAAGCCTGCTGAAATTTCAGCAATATTAAAGAAACAACTTTCCGGTTTTGAATCGGGCGCTACTTTAGAAGAAGTAGGTACAGTACTGAACGTAGGTGACGGTATTGCCCGTGCTTACGGATTGTCTAACGCGCAATACGGCGAACTTGTTGAGTTTGATAACGGCCTTGAAGGTATCGTTCTTAACCTTGAAGAAGACAACGTTGGTATTGTATTGCTGGGTTCTACGGCAGGTATTAAAGAAGGCTCTACTGTAAAAAGGACACAGCGTATCGCGTCACTTCGCGTAGGTGAGCAGATGGTAGGCCGTGTGGTAGATACTCTTGGTAACCCTATTGACGGCAAAGGCCCAATTGGTGGTGACCTTTATGAGATGCCGCTTGAGCGTAAAGCTCCGGGCGTTATCTTCCGCCAGCCGGTAACCGAGCCGCTCCAAACAGGTATCAAGGCTGTTGACGCGATGATCCCGGTAGGCCGTGGCCAGCGTGAGCTTGTTATTGGTGACCGCCAGACAGGTAAGTCAACTGTTTGTATTGACACCATACTTAATCAGAAAGAATTTTACGATGCAGGCCAGCCTGTATTCTGTATATATGTTGCAGTAGGCCAGAAGGCTTCAACTGTGGCAGGTATCGCCAAGACCCTTGAAGAAAAAGGTGCTCTTGCTTATACCATCATCGTAGCGGCAAACGCATCAGACCCTGCACCGATGCAGGTATACGCTCCGTTTGCAGGTGCTGCAATCGGTGAGTATTTCCGTGACACGGGCCGTCCTGCACTTATCGTGTATGATGACCTTTCTAAGCAGGCAGTTGCCTACCGTGAGGTGTCACTACTACTTCGCCGCCCACCGGGACGTGAAGCTTACCCTGGTGACGTATTCTACCTTCACTCAAGGCTTCTTGAACGTGCAGCGAAAGTTATTGCTGATGACGAGATTGCAAAAAACATGAATGACCTTCCTGAATCACTTAGGCCAATCGTTAAAGGTGGCGGATCGCTAACGGCGCTTCCAATCATCGAGACACAGGCGGGTGACGTTTCTGCATATATCCCGACAAACGTAATTTCGATTACTGACGGACAGATATTCCTTGAATCAGACCTATTTAACTCGGGTGTACGTCCGGCTATCAACGTGGGTATCTCGGTATCGCGTGTAGGTGGTAACGCTCAGATCAAGTCGATGAAGAAAGTTGCCGGTACGCTTAAGCTTGACCAGGCGCAATTCCGTGAGCTTGAAGCGTTTGCTAAGTTTGGTTCAGACCTTGATGCTGTTACGCTAAACGTAATTGAAAAAGGCCGCCGTAACGTAGAGATACTTAAGCAGGCAATTAACGACCCTTACACTGTAGAAGACCAGGTTGCAATCATCTACGCAGGTTCTAAAAACCTGTTGAGGAATGTGCCGGTTAACAAGGTGAAGGAGTTTGAAAAAGACTATATAGATTACCTAAACGCTAAGCACAAAGACACGCTTAACGCCCTCAAGGCAGGTAAATTTACAGACGAGATTACTGACGTGCTTGAGAAAGCAGCAGGTGAAATCGCAGCGAAATATTAATGAAATAATGTAGCAATTGGCCAGTGTAACAATTGGTACATTGGCTAATTGATAAATTTTCACATTACAGAAAAATGGCAAACTTAAAGGAAATACGTAACAGGATTACCTCGGTTTCATCAACCATGCAGATTACCAGTGCCATGAAAATGGTTTCTGCTGCCAAGTTGAAAAAAGCCCAGGACGCCATTACAGCCATGAGGCCGTATGCTGAAAAGCTTACAGAGCTACTACAGAACCTGAGCGCTACACTTGATGGTGATACAGGAGGCAAATTTGCCGAGCAACGCGAAGTAAACCGTGTGCTTATTGTTGCCATCACCTCAAACAGGGGTTTGGCAGGCGCTTTTAACTCTAACGTTATTAAGCAGGTAAGAGTGCTTCAGGAGCAATATGCGGGTAAGCAGGTAGATGTTTTGACTATTGGTAAGAAAGGTAATGACGGTTTGAGGAAATCAGCCAACATTATTGACAACAACAACGGCATTTTTGATGCGCTTACTTTTGAAAATGTTGCTGCTGTTGCTGAAAGTCTGATGCAGAGGTTTGCTGACGGTGAGTATGACAGGATCGAGATTGTGTATAACCACTTTAAGAATGCTGCTACACAAATTGTAAAGACCGAACAGTTTTTACCGCTTGAGCCGATAGCAGCAACAGAGGTTAAGACAACTGTTACTGACTATATTTTTGAGCCTTCAAAAGAAGAGATAGTACTTAGCCTTATACCGCTTTCGCTGAAGACACAGCTGTACAAGGCAGTACGTGATTCATTCGCATCAGAGCATGGCGCGCGTATGACGGCAATGCACAAAGCCACAGACAACGCTACTGAGCTTAGAAACCAGCTTAAGCTTACTTACAACAAAGCCCGACAGGCTGCCATTACAGGCGAAATTCTTGAAATTGTTGGTGGTGCAGAAGCATTGAACAACTAAGCTATTTGCTTATATTTTATAAAAAAGGCTGTCCTGAGAGGGCGGCCTTTTTTGTTATTTAATTTTTATTAAATTTATCCTGAACATTTCATATTTACACCTATGTTATCTCAAGCTGAATTAAAATTAGAGGTTGATAAACACGTTATTTTCACAAACCTATTGCATCAACTTCTTACATCGCTTTTAAATTCTTCTGGAATTAAATATCATGTAATTGAATGTAGAACCAAAACTCTTGATAGTTTATCCGAAAAAACTGAGCGAAAAGAAATTCAAAACTTATCTGATATTACAGATATTTCTGGGCTGAGAATTATATTATATTATCAAGACGATGTTGATAAAGTAGTTGATATGATAAAAAGCAACTTCGTTATTGATGATAAAAATTCTATAAATAAAGCGGATTTGTATAGTTCAAATGAATTTGGCTATTTATCTCTACATTATATTGTATCAATAAATAAAAAGCGGAATATTTTACCTGAATGGGCATTATATAAGAGTCTTAAAAGTGAAATACAAATCAGAACTGTTCTTCAACATTCATGGGCATCGATTTCTCACGAATTGTCATACAAAAAGCAATATGATATTCCAAAAGAACTTCAAAGGAAATTATTCAGATTAGCCGGACTTTTTGAATTAGCGGATGAACAATTTTTGAAAATTAGAGATGAGCATGAAAGTCTTAAAACTCATATTGAAAATGTTGGACAAGCAGATAAAATTGAGAATGAAAAGATTAATTTATTAACTATTTCTTACGTGTTTCAGCCAGGAAAAAAATTAGGAATTTTTAAGGACATTGAATATATAGCACTAACGTCTGGATTTTCAGATAGTACTGAATCGGACATTGATGTAAAAGATGAACAATATTCTGAAATAATTACTCTTAGTAAGATATTGGGATTAAGTACGATTGGAGAGCTTGAGAACAAACTCCAAATAGTCAAACCAAAACTCGAGAATTTTTTCACAGAGTTGATAAATCAAAAATCAGGACGTAATTGGTATGGCGATATTACCTTCTTTGTATCATTGGCACTATTATATTTACTAAATAGTGAACAACTTGAATTATACAAAAAACAGGCTAATCATTGGAGTAAGATGCTTTTTGAAAGAGTTGCAAAGACAGTAGAAAAGCTAAAAGGATAAATTAATTTTAATTTTCTAAATGGGTAGAGCGTAACTTATCGTCATATAACTCTATTAATAATTATCCCTACTTTTGCTACTACTAACTTCATAACCATTTGAGCCAGTTTAAAAACCTCTTTAAGCAGACAGCTATATACGGGCTTGCAACGGTATTGCCGCGTATGCTAAGCTTTTTGCTGGTTCGGCTTTATACTGATTTGCTTCCGGAAGAGGAATACGGCGAGGTATCAATTATCTTTTCATGGATAGTGTTTTTTAATGTTATCCTGGCGTATGGCATGGAAACATCATTCTTCAGGTTTTACAATAAAGATGATTCGGCTAAGGTTACTTCCACGACTACAGTTTCACTTTTTTGGTCTTCTGTTTTATTTCTGGGTGGCGCATTATTGTTCCGTAACTTTTTAGCAGATGCCGCCAACGTAGATGTAGAGTATATCACTTACACCATTTGGATATTAGTACTCGATGCCCTGGTTATCATACCTTTTTCAAAACTCCGTGCCGACGGCAGACCGATGTACTATGCTATCATCAAGATTGGCAACGTAGCCGTAAACCTCGGGCTGAATGTATTCTTCCTGCTTTACCTTCCAAAGCTTGCAGAGGCTTATCCGGGCAGTTTCCTCGCAACCATTTATGTTCGCAATTTCGAAATTGGGTATATCTTTCTTTCAAACCTTATTGCAAGCCTGCTCACGCTCATCATCATGCTGCCGCATTACTTCCGCATCTCCTGGCATATTGATATGAAACTTTGGAAGACTATTATGCGTTACGGACTCCCCATTATGGTAGCCGGCATCGCTTTTGCCATCAATGAAACTTTCGACAGAATTTTACTGGAATGGCTCCTGCCTGCAGATATCGCCAAAGCCGAGGTGGGGGTGTATTCAGCCTGCTACAAACTTGCACTATTTATGGCGCTATATGCCACGGCGTTCAGGCTGGGTATAGAACCATTTTTCTTTAGCCACGCAGGCAATGAGTCGGCTCCCCAAACTTATGCTCTTATCACCAAATATTTTGTAATTTTCGGGTCGGCTATACTCTTAGGAGTTGTAGTCTTTGCCGATATATTAAAACTTATCTTTGTCAATAATTCCGCTTATTGGGACGGTATGAAAGTGGTCCCGCTCATCATCATTGCCAACTTCTTTCTCGGGATATATCACAACCTTTCGGTATGGTACAAGCTGTCCGACAAGACTAAAATCGGCGCATACATTTCAATCATTGGTGCAATCGTAACGCTTGTACTCAATTTCGCTCTAATCCCATACTGGAGTTACATGGGTTCAGCCATTGCAACCATTTCAGCTTATGGGAGCATGATGCTCATTAGTTATTTCCTTGGCAATAAATACTACCATATTCCTTATGATGTAAAAACGATTGGTGGCTATCTGGCGCTGTCTATTGGTTTCAGCCTTATATATTTCTATCTCTTCCGTGAAAATTACTATGTTGGGGGAGCGATGCTGCTGCTTTTCATGCTGTTTTTGTATAAAAATGAAAAAGACACCTTGATGCGCATTGCTCGCAGGAAATAACATTGCAGGTTTGGTAGTTAGCGATAGTATATTGATATTTACAGTACAAACAAAATAGCATGATAATTAAGATAATCAATAAGTCAAATCATCCGTTACCTAACTATGAAACCATAGCCTCTGCCGGGATGGATCTTCGCGCAAATCTTACCGAGCCGGTTACGCTCACTCCGCTTGGCCGCGCCATAATTGGCACAGGCCTTTTTATAGAATTGCCCATAGGATATGAAGCGCAGGTAAGGCCACGCAGCGGACTGGCAGCTAAAAAAGGAGTAACGGTGCTAAACAGCCCGGGGACAGTAGATGCCGATTACCGTGGCGAGATTGGCGTTATCCTTGTCAACCTTTCCAATGAACCTTTTACCGTTGAAAACGGCGAACGCATTGCACAGCTTGTGATCGCTAAGCACGAACGCGCTGAATGGCTTGAAGCGGAGTTACTAACCGAGACATCTCGTGGTGCTGGAGGCTTTGGCAGCACCGGAGTAAAATAAATTGAAGACCAAAATAAAACCAACCCCTAAAATAACATGAAAATAATTGTACCTATGGCCGGAAGGGGCTCACGCCTTCGCCCACATACGCTAACAGTTCCTAAACCGCTTATACCTATTGCAGGCAAACCTATAGTTCACCGCCTTGTTGAGGATATAGCAGGAGTTATCAATCAGGATATAGAGGAAATAGCTTTTATAATACATAAAGATTTTGGCAACCAGGTGCCTAAAGACCTTATTGCAATTGCTGAAAAGCTAGGGGCTAAGGGAAGCATTTACTATCAGGACGAGCCGCTGGGTACAGGTCACGCCATTATGAGTGCAAAAGAA
This genomic interval carries:
- the atpG gene encoding ATP synthase F1 subunit gamma produces the protein MANLKEIRNRITSVSSTMQITSAMKMVSAAKLKKAQDAITAMRPYAEKLTELLQNLSATLDGDTGGKFAEQREVNRVLIVAITSNRGLAGAFNSNVIKQVRVLQEQYAGKQVDVLTIGKKGNDGLRKSANIIDNNNGIFDALTFENVAAVAESLMQRFADGEYDRIEIVYNHFKNAATQIVKTEQFLPLEPIAATEVKTTVTDYIFEPSKEEIVLSLIPLSLKTQLYKAVRDSFASEHGARMTAMHKATDNATELRNQLKLTYNKARQAAITGEILEIVGGAEALNN
- a CDS encoding lipopolysaccharide biosynthesis protein, coding for MSQFKNLFKQTAIYGLATVLPRMLSFLLVRLYTDLLPEEEYGEVSIIFSWIVFFNVILAYGMETSFFRFYNKDDSAKVTSTTTVSLFWSSVLFLGGALLFRNFLADAANVDVEYITYTIWILVLDALVIIPFSKLRADGRPMYYAIIKIGNVAVNLGLNVFFLLYLPKLAEAYPGSFLATIYVRNFEIGYIFLSNLIASLLTLIIMLPHYFRISWHIDMKLWKTIMRYGLPIMVAGIAFAINETFDRILLEWLLPADIAKAEVGVYSACYKLALFMALYATAFRLGIEPFFFSHAGNESAPQTYALITKYFVIFGSAILLGVVVFADILKLIFVNNSAYWDGMKVVPLIIIANFFLGIYHNLSVWYKLSDKTKIGAYISIIGAIVTLVLNFALIPYWSYMGSAIATISAYGSMMLISYFLGNKYYHIPYDVKTIGGYLALSIGFSLIYFYLFRENYYVGGAMLLLFMLFLYKNEKDTLMRIARRK
- a CDS encoding GTP pyrophosphokinase family protein, with protein sequence MLSQAELKLEVDKHVIFTNLLHQLLTSLLNSSGIKYHVIECRTKTLDSLSEKTERKEIQNLSDITDISGLRIILYYQDDVDKVVDMIKSNFVIDDKNSINKADLYSSNEFGYLSLHYIVSINKKRNILPEWALYKSLKSEIQIRTVLQHSWASISHELSYKKQYDIPKELQRKLFRLAGLFELADEQFLKIRDEHESLKTHIENVGQADKIENEKINLLTISYVFQPGKKLGIFKDIEYIALTSGFSDSTESDIDVKDEQYSEIITLSKILGLSTIGELENKLQIVKPKLENFFTELINQKSGRNWYGDITFFVSLALLYLLNSEQLELYKKQANHWSKMLFERVAKTVEKLKG
- the atpA gene encoding F0F1 ATP synthase subunit alpha, which gives rise to MAEIKPAEISAILKKQLSGFESGATLEEVGTVLNVGDGIARAYGLSNAQYGELVEFDNGLEGIVLNLEEDNVGIVLLGSTAGIKEGSTVKRTQRIASLRVGEQMVGRVVDTLGNPIDGKGPIGGDLYEMPLERKAPGVIFRQPVTEPLQTGIKAVDAMIPVGRGQRELVIGDRQTGKSTVCIDTILNQKEFYDAGQPVFCIYVAVGQKASTVAGIAKTLEEKGALAYTIIVAANASDPAPMQVYAPFAGAAIGEYFRDTGRPALIVYDDLSKQAVAYREVSLLLRRPPGREAYPGDVFYLHSRLLERAAKVIADDEIAKNMNDLPESLRPIVKGGGSLTALPIIETQAGDVSAYIPTNVISITDGQIFLESDLFNSGVRPAINVGISVSRVGGNAQIKSMKKVAGTLKLDQAQFRELEAFAKFGSDLDAVTLNVIEKGRRNVEILKQAINDPYTVEDQVAIIYAGSKNLLRNVPVNKVKEFEKDYIDYLNAKHKDTLNALKAGKFTDEITDVLEKAAGEIAAKY
- the dut gene encoding dUTP diphosphatase yields the protein MIIKIINKSNHPLPNYETIASAGMDLRANLTEPVTLTPLGRAIIGTGLFIELPIGYEAQVRPRSGLAAKKGVTVLNSPGTVDADYRGEIGVILVNLSNEPFTVENGERIAQLVIAKHERAEWLEAELLTETSRGAGGFGSTGVK